Genomic DNA from Marinobacter sp. LV10MA510-1:
TCCGTTAATGGCGACCGAGGCGCCGATAGTTACGCCTTCGGCTTTGCCGGCGGGCAAGGCGATGGCGAACGTACTGAGCCCTGGCGCAGTGATAATGTCTTCAATGGTCGCAATGCCCTGAATAATGCCTGTAAACATGGGGAAAGCCTCGTGCGGTTAAGATGACGTAGCATACGATGGGCCAGAATAACCAGATGACGCCAGGGGAACAACGCGCACCTCAAGATTCTGCCGCCCACGCCGTTAGTATGAATAAGTTCATACACTTTCAGACGGAATTGCTCATGGCCCAGAATACTGGCACCCAGGCACCGGCACCGGCACCGGCGTCGTCAGCCGCAGCGCCCGCGGTATTGCGCCAAGGCCGGGCGGCAGACCCGGCGCCGGCCGTGGCGGACAAGGCTGTGGCGGTTGCGGGCCAGGGCTCCCAAAACACCACTCAACCGTCCACCGGCCCAAATGAAAGCACCAGGCAACCGTCTGACGCAATGGCTGCCGATGCTGAGGACAGCCGCGATGCTTCCCCTGGTAGCAGCCGTGATAAAGCGGCCAACCGCCAGCGCCAGCTGCGTTTGATGATGCGCCAATGTGACCGGGTGCTGCTGGCCGATTATGACTTGCTGGCGATGGAGAAATGGCCGGACAACGCCCGGATTTCCGCTGCGCGAAGGCGCCGGGATCTGTGGTTGCTGGCGGTGTTTGTTGCCGCTGTGTTGTTCGTTGGCGGCGTGCTTGGCGTCTTACCGGCCTGGTTGGGCGGTACCGGTTTTGGCGCGCTTGTGACTACGTTGCTGCTGGCACTGCCACCGGTGCGCAGGGTATTCAGTTCACGCCCGTCACACCGGGAGCTAGTGCAGCAGCGCGGGCAAATGCTGCGGGACGCCAGGCGCCATGTGGCGCATCTAGAGGGGGCCGATGGGCTGGTGTGGCAGTGCCAGCGCATGGCGGCGTTCAACCCTGCGCTGGCAAGTCACAGCTTTTCGCGATTACGGGAAGCATCGGAGAAGCATATACTAGTGGGGCAATTAACCGAGCGCAAATACGTGCGCCTGTATCTGTTCTATCTGGTAGAGGCCGACAAAGCGTACCAGAGGCTGCAACAGGCGTTTCTGGACAGCCGCCAGCAGGATTTGGAGCAGAGCCCGTTAGAGGAAGTGGCGGAAGGAAAAGCGGGGACAGATTTGAAATCTGTCCCCAGTTAAATCTGTCCCCGGTTAGTCGTGGGTCACGGTTGACGACAGCACTAACTTGACAAGTTGATTTCTCAAACGTATGTTTAAAACATACGTTTATTGCTGGAGTCAGGATTTACAATGGCGCAATCAGATACTGTAGATCGCATTCTGGACGCAGCGGAAGAATTGTTCGCCGATCGCGGATTTGCTGAAACATCGCTGCGGATGATTACCAGCCGGGCAAAAGTGAATCTTGCCGCCGTGAATTATCATTTTGGCTCCAAAAAATCCCTGATACAAGCCGTTTTTGCCCGCTTTCTAACACCTTTTTCGGCCACCGCCGAAGCTGCGTTTGACGATCTGGAAAAAAGTTGTGATGGCAAAGCGCCAACGTTAAACCAGACCCTGCGTGCTTTGACCGAAAGCGCGGTGCAAATGCCACAGCGCAGTGAACGCGGCATTGCGATCTTCATGCGGCTTCTTGGCCTGGCTTATACCCAGTCGCAGGGGCATTTGCGAAAATTTCTGGAGCAGGAATACAGCGAACCTTTCAGCCGTTTCATGCGCTTGTTGAAAGAAGCTACCCCAGAGCTCTCTGCGGTAGATCGCTACTGGCGCATTCAGTTTATGCTTGGCGCCACCGCTTTCACTATGTCCAGTAACGAAGCCTTACGTGATATTCTGGTCAACAAGATGGGCGTAGAAACCAGCGTGCAGGAAATTGCTGCGCGGCTGGTGCCGTTTTTGGCGGCCGGCATGCAGGCGAAAGACCCAATGCTGACGCCTATGCCCTGCGACCAGGAATCACTGGCTGTGTTTTAATCAGCCAGTGCCGCCACTGAGCCTGAACGGAGCCTACTGTGGTTATCGGCGATTCTGCTGTCAGCCATCTGCTTATTGATATTGCCCGTCAGCGTCTGCAACTGTTTGACGACTCTTCTGTGTGCGTGGGTGATTATTCGGTGTCTACGGCGCGTAACGGTGCCGGCGAATGTGATGGCAGTGGTTGCACGCCCCGGGGCCAACATTATATTCGCGTCATGATTGGCGCCGGGCAACCACTGAACAGCGTATTCCGTGGCCGCCGCCCAACCGGCGAAATCTACAACCCCGAACTGGCCCTGGCCCACCCCGAGCGTGACTGGATACTGTCGCGCATCGTATGGCTGTGCGGCCGGCAGTGGGGCGTAAATCGCGGCCCCGGGGTCGATACTTTTCGCCGCTTCATATACATTCACGGCACTCCTGACACCGAGCCGATGGGCACTCCGTTGTCCCACGGCTGTGTGCGCATGCGCAATACAGACCTGGTGACGCTGTTTGCCAGATTACAGCCGGGAATGCCGGTAATGATCTGTTAGTAACTGTTTATAAAAACCATTTTTCTAGCGTGCAATTTTTTTAGAAAGACGACTGGGGCAGCAACGTGAACGCGTTCTTTGATTTTGAATTTGAGGGTTCCCATGATTAAGGAAGGCATAATTATACTAAATGGCTGGATTGAGGGCTTCGAGCTGTTGTCTTCCGGCTGGCGGGCAGGGGTGATTATTTTTGCTCTGGTGTTTGGTACAGCCCTCGTTGCGTACATTGCTAACCGCGTGATCAGCGCTTTGGAGCACAGATTTTCTCAAACCAAAAATATCTGGGACGACGCCCTACTGCACGCTGTTCGCCTGCCGCTGGTGGCGTTTGTGTGGTTGCAGGGCGTCTATTGGGCGGCAGAAATAGCCCATTATTATTCCGAGGCTGACGTTTTCAAGGCAAACGATTCGCTGCTGGACGTTGGCTTCATCTGGGTTGTTGTGTGGGCGCTGCTGGGCCTGATCAAACAGATTGAGCATGTGGTTGTGTCGCCGATCAAAATGAAAAAGCCGATGGATTTCACCACCGTCAACGCCATCAGTAAGCTTTCGCGGCTGGTGGTGATCATTACCGCGGCTCTGATTGGCTTACAAACCCTGGGTTTTAGTATTTCCGGTGTGCTGGCGTTCGGTGGTGTGGGTGGTATTGCCATCGGTTTTGCCGCTAAAGACCTGCTGGCCAACTTTTTTGGCGGTTTTATTATTCACCTCGACCGCCCGTTCAAAGTAGGCGACTGGATACGCTCGCCAGATCGTAATATTGAGGGCACGGTAGAGCAGATTGGCTGGCGTATGTGCACCATCCGTACGTTTGACAAACGCCCGCTCTACGTACCCAACGCTACGTTTACCACCATTGCGGTAGAAAACCCGTCACGTATGTCGCACCGCAGAATCAGTGAAACCATTGGCGTACGTTATAGTGACATAGACCGGGTAACCGACATTGTCAGTGATATTCGCTCGATGCTGAAAAATCACGACGAGATCGAAGTCAGCCAAACGCTGATTGTGAATTTTCTGGCGTTTAGCCATTCCACGCTGGACATCATGGTGTACACCTTCACAAAAACCCGCGAGTGGGTGAAGTTTCACGAAGTGAAGCAGGACGTATTGCTGAAAATCAGCGACATTATAGCTGGCCATGGCGCCGAAGTGGCGTTCCCGACCCAGACGCTGCATGTGGCTGATAGCATTAAGCTGCAGCATCTGGAGAACAATTCCGGTCGTGACCAGGGTCGTACCCAAGACGGCGATTGGGCCAGCAACGAGGCCGGTGAGCGTTCTCTGCGTGATGACTCCGAAGGCAGCGAGCAAGACGCTGCTAACAGCGACAGCGACAAACACAGCACCGGCAACCGTGAAGGTGCCCAAGACAGGGTGGCTGAAGATACCGAAAGAGCCCGCAGCGGCCGCCCGGGCAGCAATCAGCCGCAGCGTGAACAGGTGGATTCACAAAGCCATGCGCAGGAGGGTTCCTCGAAGGGGCATCTTGAGGAACCTCTGGAGGGAAGTCATGCAAAACGCCGCTGAAAACCCCGTCGGTATCATCGGTGGCACCGGCCTGACCGCTCTTGAAGGTTTGCAGATAACCGGCGAGCAGAGTATGGCCAACCCATGGGGTACGCCTTCTTCAGCGCTCACCAGTGGGCTGTTGAGCCAGCAGCGCGTGCTGTTTCTGGCCCGCCACGGTAACCCGCACCGGATACCGCCCCACCAGATTAACTACCGCGCCAATATTCAGACGCTGTTTGACGCCGGCGTGCGCACCTTGGTGGGCGTGAACGCTGTGGGCGGCATACACCCGGATATGGGACCGGCCCACATTGTCATACCGGATCAGCTGATTGATTACACCTGGGGCCGCAGTGGTACGTTTTTTGAGGGTGAGCTGGATAAGGTCACCCACATTGATTTCACCTGGCCTTACAACGAGCCGGCGCGGGCGATTCTGATTGAGCAAGCGGAGCGTCTGGGGTTGAGCTTCTCCAGCCACGGGGTTTACGGCGCCACCCAGGGACCACGCCTGGAAACCGCCGCGGAAATTCGCCGTATGGAGCGTGATGGCTGTGATCTGGCGGGTATGACAGGCATGCCGGAAGCAGCACTGGCTGCCGAGCTGGGGATGCGGTACGTCAGTTTATGCCTGGTGGTCAATTATGCCGCAGGCAAGTCCGACACGGTGATCACCATGGCGGACATTCAGCGCGCGCTTGATGACGGTATGGTTGCCGTGAAAACCCTGCTACAGGCTTCCGTTGCCGGGCTTGGAGCCCTGCAGGCGAGAGCCTGAGCAGTGTCTGGGCGCTAGCGGCTCAATCCTCGATTTTTGCGAAATAGATCAGCACGCCTATGGTGGGGGAATCCAGAAAATGGATTTCGCTGCTGCGCATGCGGCGGGTTTCACGAATCCAGGTCAGCAGCTGCGGTTCAGCCTGAGCGCCGGGCTGCGCGGCCGAGGCGGCATCTTGCCAGTGGTTCAGGTGCGCTTCCACATGTAAAAAGCGTTTGCGATCGATTTTTATATAACCTTCCACGTCGCGCTGCCGTGCCTGCGGCAACCAGTCGCCAACGGCCACCGCCAGGCGTTCGCCACTGTAGTTCTGCGGGAAATCTTCGAACCAGCCGGCTTTGGCCAGAATGCGGAAACGGCCGCTGTTGGTCAGCCGAGCGGCTGCGCTGTCCAGATAGAGGCTGTTGGCCTGGTTTAATGAACTGCGCGGCCCACCGCCCTCGGGCGTTACCCAAAGCGCCTTGTTAATAACCGGCGTGGGGGTAACCTTCTGCCCGCTCATGTTCTCGACCAGATTTTCAGGCGCAATAATGCGTTCCAGAATGACAAATTCCGCGCGATAGCGATCACTAGCCTGGGCCAGAGGCGCGCCCACTATCAGCGTGAAAACAATCAGCACGGCCATCGTAAAAGGTGAGCCCGGGTGTTTACGCAAGTCAGTTTCTCCAACAGTCATCGGGGCCGGCCTGAGGATTTGACCGGTGCCAGTTCATCGAACATAGCGGCAATGCCATCAAGTTTACCATCGGTTGAGGTGTCGTTCAGCCGGAAACGGAAACTGTTGGCGCCGTCCAGGCGATACTCGCCGGGGTCGGATTGCATTTTCTTAATCAGCACCAGTGGGTCTACGCTGGTGCTGTTGCCAAACTCCAGTCGCGCCCATTCCTTGCCAGCGTCTACTTTAACCACTCCCAGGGCCTCGGCACGCATGCGCAGCGCCGCCTGGCGCATCAGATTTTTGGCCGGTTGCGGCAGCAATCCAAAGCGGTCAATCATTTCTACCTGAAGTTCTTTTAATTGTTCATCATTGGCAACGCTGGCAATGCGTTTATACAACATCAGCCGGTTATGAACGTCTGGCAGGTAATCGTCCGGAATCAGCGCCGGGATGCGCAAATTCATTTCGGTGCCGTGGCTCAGTGGCAGCTCGGCGTTCGGTGTGCGGCCTTCACGAATGGCTTTTACCGCTTCGTCCAGCAGCTGCATGTAAAGGGTAAAACCAATGCTTTCGATTTGCCCGCTCTGTTCCTCGCCCAGAAGTTCGCCGGCGCCGCGGATTTCGAGGTCTTGGGTGGCCAGCATAAAACCGGCGCCCAAATCCTGGGCTTCAGAAATGGCCTCCAGGCGCTTTTTTGCATCGGAGCTAATGGCTTTCGGTGGCGGGGTAAGCAGGTAAGCGTAGGCTTGATGGTGGGAGCGGCCCACCCGGCCTCGCAACTGGTGCAGCTGGGCCAGGCCGAATTTGTCTGCGCGCTCGATAATAATGGTGTTGGCGGTGGGCACGTCTATGCCGGTTTCAATGATGGTGGTACACACCAGCACGTTGAAGCGCTTGTGGTAAAAGTCCTTCATGATCTGTTCCAGATCGCGTTCGCGCATCTGGCCGTGGGCCACGCCAACACGGGCTTCGGGAATCAGTTGGCGCAGGTCTGCCGCGGTTTTTTCGATGCTGGTCACGTTATTGTGCAGAAAGTACACCTGACCGCCACGCAGGATTTCCCGCAAAATCGCTTCTTTCACCATGGGTTCGTCGCGCTGGCGCACAAAGGTTTTTACCGACAGCCGCCGCGCTGGTGGCGTTGCAATAATGGACAGATCGCGAAGGTGGCCCATGGCCATATTCAAGGTGCGGGGGATGGGCGTGGCGGTCAGGTTGAGCATATCCACTTCGGCCCGCAGCGCTTTTAGCTTTTCTTTTTGCTGCACGCCAAAGCGGTGTTCTTCATCAATAATCACCAGGCCCAGATTCTTGAACCGAATGTCGCCCTGCAGCAGTTTGTGGGTGCCAATCACGATATCGGCTTTGCCGTTTTCCATGGCCTCCAGCGCTTTATTGGTCTGGCTGCCACTGCGGAAGCGGCTGAGCAGCTCGACATTAACGGCGGTATCCGAAAAGCGGTCGCGGAAAGATTCGTAATGCTGCTGCGCCAGCAGGGTAGTGGGCACCAGTACCGCCACCTGTTTGCCCGACCAGGTCGCCACAAACGCGGCGCGCATGGCCACTTCGGTTTTGCCAAAGCCCACATCGCCGCAAATCAAACGATCCATCGGTCGTTCGCTGGTCATGTCTTCCAGCACCGCCATAATAGCCACTTCCTGATCCGGTGTTTCCTCGAACGGGAAGCCTGCTGCAAAGGTGCGGTAGGCTTCCTGGGGGTTCTCGAAGCTGAAGCCTTTGCGGGCTTCGCGGCGGGCGTACACGTCTAAAAGCTCGGCGGCGGTGTCGCGGATTTTCTCCAGCGCTTTTTTCTTGGCGTTGTTCCAGCGATCGGTGCCCAGCTTGTGCAGCGGCGCGTGTTCGGTGTCGCTGCCGGCGTAGCGTGAAATCAAATGCAGGCTAGACACAGGCACATACAGCTTGGAGCTGCCGGCGTATTCCAGCATCAGAAATTCGCTGGCTTCACCTTCCACCGTGATGGTTTCCAGGCCCTGATAGCGGCCTACACCGTGGTCAATATGCACCACCGGCGAGCCAATACGGAGTTCCGAAAGGTCGCGGTAGCCGTCGTCGTTTAGCTCGGTGGGCTTTTCCCGGCGCCTGCGCTGCAGCACCCGCTCACCAAAAAGTGCGGTTTCGGTGATCAGCGCCAGTTGCCGGTCTGGCAGCACCAGGCCCTGTTCCATAGGCGCGATGGTAATGCCCAAGCTGCATTTCGGACTGTCCAGAAAACCTTGCCAGCCCTCCAGCGCCTGAAGTTGCAAGGATTGCTGGGCCAGATTATCGATCAGCGCTTCGCGCCGGCCAGACGATTCGGCGCAAATCAGAATGCGACCGTCGAATTCGTTGATGAACCGTTTCAAGCGCCCGGCAGGGTCTGCTGCGCGCCCGTTCATGGCGATGTCTGGCAGTTCGCGGGCGGCGCAGTTCACACTGCCGTTGCCATCGTCGGTTGCGGTGCGTGTGGTTACCCGTGGAAACTGTTTGAGCAGCCCGAACAGCTCGTCCTGCTGCAAAAACAGCCGGGCTGGCGGCATGATTGGCCGCACGCGGTCGTGGCGGCGATCTTCATAACGGTTGCGGGTTTCGCTGTCGAACTGCTGCACCGATTCGTTCAGGCCATCGGCGGTGAATACCCGGGTACTGGCTGGCAGGTAATCAAAAAGCGTGGCGGTGGCATCAAAAAACAGCGGCAAATAATATTCAATGCCCGGTGATGTAATGCCCTGACTGACGTCCTGATACACAGGCGCGCTTTTGTCGGCGCTGGGAAATTGCTCGAACCAGCGTCCGCGAAACGCCGAACGGGCTTCTTTGTCCCAGGGGAATTCAAACGCCGGCAGCAGTTCTACCTGCTGGATGCGATCCACCGAACGCTGGGTGTCCGGGTCAAAGGTGCGTAGGGTTTCAATTTCGTTGTCGAACAAATCAATGCGGTAGGGCTGGCTGGCGCCCATGGGGAAAATGTCCAGAATGGCGCCGCGCACAGCGTATTCACCGTGCTCGTAAACGTTGTCGGCATAGCGATAGCCGGCCGCCTCGAGCTGCAGGCGCCAGCTGTTGATGTCCAGCGACTGGCCGA
This window encodes:
- a CDS encoding S-methyl-5'-thioinosine phosphorylase, with the translated sequence MQNAAENPVGIIGGTGLTALEGLQITGEQSMANPWGTPSSALTSGLLSQQRVLFLARHGNPHRIPPHQINYRANIQTLFDAGVRTLVGVNAVGGIHPDMGPAHIVIPDQLIDYTWGRSGTFFEGELDKVTHIDFTWPYNEPARAILIEQAERLGLSFSSHGVYGATQGPRLETAAEIRRMERDGCDLAGMTGMPEAALAAELGMRYVSLCLVVNYAAGKSDTVITMADIQRALDDGMVAVKTLLQASVAGLGALQARA
- a CDS encoding L,D-transpeptidase: MVIGDSAVSHLLIDIARQRLQLFDDSSVCVGDYSVSTARNGAGECDGSGCTPRGQHYIRVMIGAGQPLNSVFRGRRPTGEIYNPELALAHPERDWILSRIVWLCGRQWGVNRGPGVDTFRRFIYIHGTPDTEPMGTPLSHGCVRMRNTDLVTLFARLQPGMPVMIC
- a CDS encoding TetR/AcrR family transcriptional regulator, whose protein sequence is MAQSDTVDRILDAAEELFADRGFAETSLRMITSRAKVNLAAVNYHFGSKKSLIQAVFARFLTPFSATAEAAFDDLEKSCDGKAPTLNQTLRALTESAVQMPQRSERGIAIFMRLLGLAYTQSQGHLRKFLEQEYSEPFSRFMRLLKEATPELSAVDRYWRIQFMLGATAFTMSSNEALRDILVNKMGVETSVQEIAARLVPFLAAGMQAKDPMLTPMPCDQESLAVF
- a CDS encoding CsiV family protein, whose amino-acid sequence is MTVGETDLRKHPGSPFTMAVLIVFTLIVGAPLAQASDRYRAEFVILERIIAPENLVENMSGQKVTPTPVINKALWVTPEGGGPRSSLNQANSLYLDSAAARLTNSGRFRILAKAGWFEDFPQNYSGERLAVAVGDWLPQARQRDVEGYIKIDRKRFLHVEAHLNHWQDAASAAQPGAQAEPQLLTWIRETRRMRSSEIHFLDSPTIGVLIYFAKIED
- the mfd gene encoding transcription-repair coupling factor, which codes for MTSTPLLAPEFPKKPADHRVWGQLHGSSDALAICESARSHQGLTLVITRSTADAIRLEQAMRFFLGLAPEEDGPAISADGLELLSLPDWETLPYDQFSPHQDIISRRIRTLHRLPSTAHGVLVVPARTLMHRLPPVNYLQGNTLLLEVGQSLDINSWRLQLEAAGYRYADNVYEHGEYAVRGAILDIFPMGASQPYRIDLFDNEIETLRTFDPDTQRSVDRIQQVELLPAFEFPWDKEARSAFRGRWFEQFPSADKSAPVYQDVSQGITSPGIEYYLPLFFDATATLFDYLPASTRVFTADGLNESVQQFDSETRNRYEDRRHDRVRPIMPPARLFLQQDELFGLLKQFPRVTTRTATDDGNGSVNCAARELPDIAMNGRAADPAGRLKRFINEFDGRILICAESSGRREALIDNLAQQSLQLQALEGWQGFLDSPKCSLGITIAPMEQGLVLPDRQLALITETALFGERVLQRRRREKPTELNDDGYRDLSELRIGSPVVHIDHGVGRYQGLETITVEGEASEFLMLEYAGSSKLYVPVSSLHLISRYAGSDTEHAPLHKLGTDRWNNAKKKALEKIRDTAAELLDVYARREARKGFSFENPQEAYRTFAAGFPFEETPDQEVAIMAVLEDMTSERPMDRLICGDVGFGKTEVAMRAAFVATWSGKQVAVLVPTTLLAQQHYESFRDRFSDTAVNVELLSRFRSGSQTNKALEAMENGKADIVIGTHKLLQGDIRFKNLGLVIIDEEHRFGVQQKEKLKALRAEVDMLNLTATPIPRTLNMAMGHLRDLSIIATPPARRLSVKTFVRQRDEPMVKEAILREILRGGQVYFLHNNVTSIEKTAADLRQLIPEARVGVAHGQMRERDLEQIMKDFYHKRFNVLVCTTIIETGIDVPTANTIIIERADKFGLAQLHQLRGRVGRSHHQAYAYLLTPPPKAISSDAKKRLEAISEAQDLGAGFMLATQDLEIRGAGELLGEEQSGQIESIGFTLYMQLLDEAVKAIREGRTPNAELPLSHGTEMNLRIPALIPDDYLPDVHNRLMLYKRIASVANDEQLKELQVEMIDRFGLLPQPAKNLMRQAALRMRAEALGVVKVDAGKEWARLEFGNSTSVDPLVLIKKMQSDPGEYRLDGANSFRFRLNDTSTDGKLDGIAAMFDELAPVKSSGRPR
- a CDS encoding mechanosensitive ion channel family protein, with amino-acid sequence MIKEGIIILNGWIEGFELLSSGWRAGVIIFALVFGTALVAYIANRVISALEHRFSQTKNIWDDALLHAVRLPLVAFVWLQGVYWAAEIAHYYSEADVFKANDSLLDVGFIWVVVWALLGLIKQIEHVVVSPIKMKKPMDFTTVNAISKLSRLVVIITAALIGLQTLGFSISGVLAFGGVGGIAIGFAAKDLLANFFGGFIIHLDRPFKVGDWIRSPDRNIEGTVEQIGWRMCTIRTFDKRPLYVPNATFTTIAVENPSRMSHRRISETIGVRYSDIDRVTDIVSDIRSMLKNHDEIEVSQTLIVNFLAFSHSTLDIMVYTFTKTREWVKFHEVKQDVLLKISDIIAGHGAEVAFPTQTLHVADSIKLQHLENNSGRDQGRTQDGDWASNEAGERSLRDDSEGSEQDAANSDSDKHSTGNREGAQDRVAEDTERARSGRPGSNQPQREQVDSQSHAQEGSSKGHLEEPLEGSHAKRR